Below is a genomic region from Pleuronectes platessa chromosome 2, fPlePla1.1, whole genome shotgun sequence.
AATCCAGCACCTTTCTCTGACACCCCACGGAAAGATGGAGAAAGGCCGGACCCCCGGAGGATCCCTGTAGCTAAGCCAATACCTGCTACACTGCTGCTAATTATCACTTCCTGTATTGATGCTGCCGCCTCCGACTGTCACCGTGGCTGTGTGGAGCAAACGGTGGAAGGAAATCTCGGCTGGACACGGTCCTAGAGTCGGGAGCTAATTCACGTTTCTATGCCAGCTTTTGAAGACAGATTGAGCTCCTGGCGTCAGAGGCTTCTCGGAGGAACGGCCAGACTCCATTTCTATTCTGACGATACGGTGGAGAGCAGCGGCCTGCCTTTCAACAACTACTTCACAGAAGGCAGTTTGGAACTTGTTTTAAAAGCTGACCTCTGGGGTTTTTTATCCAGTTGATGTCAGGTTTGGTGGAGAATCCAACAGGAGAGAATAAAAAGTGCTTTTTGGGGATATTTTGAGTGTCTGAACAGGCTCTGAAGCAGAAGAACATAAAACAGAACTCGGAACCATTAACAATTAAACTCATGGCAATGATCTGCGCATTGTGGAAAGGCTCTCATTTTCCTTTAAACATTGGTATTTGAAGTTTCTTTGAATTCTCTAATAAAAGTGTATGTGTTCTGTTTGtatacatgtattttttatatattcatatatatatataggaattAAATATATCATTATCACTGTACTTTTTTTCCGTCTCGGAGGCTTCTTCTTTCAGCCTATATGCATGCTTCTAGGAATGTTTTTGAGGTCATGCAACACTAGAATAGCGTAAACCCAGATAAAAAGGCAGTTTAGGGGAAGCATTATTCTATACACGAGTCCAGAATAGTTCCTATTTTTGATCATGAGGACGTGATCGTGTGACAAACCTGTGAGAAAAAATTTCCACAACTGGGATCGAAGCTAGAGCGTGAGTTTAACGCCTAAAATCTCAGCACTAATGACGTCTACGTGGAATGTAAATATTGACGAGGCTTCCCGGATGTGGCCTCATGACGATTCCTTATAAGAAATCCTCTAACATACAGCTTTAGGGTTTTTTTTCCGCAAAAACAGCTACTGGCAGGCATACGTTTTTAAACCGTGGATTTGTATAGAAGGCAGTGTACAGACAGATATACAGTCGTGTGATGAAGCGAGTGGCAGTCGAGAAACAAGTGGACGTTCTCGTTTgagattaaaaaatgtcatgcaATTATCTACTCACTACGTTTACTACTAACAGCACCTACCTAGCAGCTATCGGTTTCGTCACAGTTATCCTACCTATCTATATGAATAAGTGCTTTGTGTGTCAAAGTGTGAAAAACTAACCAAAAGAACAAGAAGAGACATTCAAGCTGTCCTCAAAGCTCTGCAGTAAGACCAGTTTgggtgaatggggggggggggggggggcagggggagcTTGCATTGtaatacatacagtacatgtaaGACCAAAGCAGTGAAAAGTCAAGGCCATTCTCAGTCATTCATCAGATACTGATGTCTACTGGGAAACAAATAGGTGTCGAACCATAAGCGTAGCGCTGATGGCTGTCATTCATCCTTGAACATAACGTGGCGTCCTTAACCACGGACCTCATCACGAGGCGCCCACAGGCCAGACCAGCGCTGGGGGGGAGCTCGCTTTCTGCTCACACGTCCTCCTAGCTCTAGAACGGTGTGTAGCATGAgacagtttctttttttcattggcTCCAGGAAGCAGCATATGTGTAGCGCGCGACTAGGTGCTCTGCAGATATCGCAGGGCCGAGCGGTGTGCCTTGGGAAATGAGGAAGCAGGGGACTGAAGCAGGCTGTGTGTTGTGCTGCTTTCTTTAAGCGAGACTATATTTTTCTATCTTGCAGCATTTctccctttttctcttttctctctgtgcactACTGTTGGCtactgtagtgtgcaggacgtTTTTAAgtcgtgtttttctttttcttttttctaacaGCCACACCGATGAAGGCAAATCCATGCAGGAATACAAAATTTAAAGATTTTGCTCTCTTGGGAGTTTTTGAGGGTCAAGTTGTGAGGAGTGAAGACAGGATGAGCGCAGGGTGAGCGAATGGTCTATGTCATATTAATCACTGTTTGTCATAATCAGCATCATCATTAACATCCTGAATTCTATTGCCTTGATTTTTCCAGCACACCTGAGGTGGGAGGCCGAACACCAGTCCCACCCAGCTGCTCAGCTCCAAAGTTCCCGCGGTCACACGGAGGAAAACAGCCGACGGTTACACGTCTGTGAGCATTTTGGTGATGTTGACATAGTTTGTGTTGGCCAGGGTGCAGTTGGCTGTCTTGAGGTTCTCCTCCTGAAGGTCTTCGTTGCTGTTGTTCACGACCTCCTGGATCTCCATATAGTCCGACTTGCTGATGGTGGAGCCGCTCCggctcttcttcagctcctccgctGAATCGGTCTTGGCCACGTTGGTCTGCAGGTACTGAGCCTGCTCTTCGCCTTCAGTCTCTCGATGATAGAAGTAGTTGAAGTTGGAGACGATGACAGGCACCGGCAAGGCAATGGTCAGCACGCCAGCGATGGCGCAGAGGGAGCCCACAATCTTCCCACCGATGGTAGTCGGGACCATGTCCCCGTAGCCGACTGTGGTCATGGACACCACAGCCCACCAAAACGCATCCGGGATGCTCTCGAACTGCGACTGGGGCTCGTCCGCTTCAGCGAAGTAGACAGCACTGGAGAAGAGGATGACCccgatgaagaggaagaagatgagaagGCCGAGCTCCCTCATGCTGGCTTTCAGGGTCTGACCCAGAATCTGAAGGCCCTTGGAGTGACGAGAGAGCTTGAAAATTCTGAAGACTCGCACTAAGCGGATGACCCTGAGAATGGCTAAAGACATGGCTTGCTGACCCGCTAGACCATCCTCTGGCGTGTCGGCCAGCTCTGTGCCAAGGGTGATGAAGTAAGGGATGATGGCAACAATGTCAATGATGTTCATTATATTACCAAAAAAGCCTGCTTTGCTGGGGCAGGCAAAGAAGCGCACCAGGAACTCAAAGGAGAACCATATAATGCAAAGAGTCTCCAGGATGAAGAAGGGGTCGGTGAAGTAGGTGTTAATGTACTTGATGACTGTGGTGTTTGTCTCAGGTGAATAGATTGACTCTTGAAACTTGTGCATGTCGCCATCATCGTTGCGGAAAACGGGGAGGGTCTCCAGGCAGAAACTGACAATAGATATCAGGATGACCATGACAGAGATTATGGCAATAATCCTAGCAGGACCTGAGCTCTCTGGGTACTCGAACAGCAGCCACACCTGTCTCTGAAACTCGTTTTCAGGAAGGGGCCGCTCTTCCTCCTTGACGAAACCCTCGTCTTCTCTGAAGATCTCGATGGCCTCGTCACCCAGCTCGTAGAAGCGAATTTCCTCTGAGAAAATATCGAGGGTGACGTTAACCGGCCTTCTTAGCCGGCCCCCTGACTGGTAATAATACAATATGGCGTCAAAGCTGAGTCTGTTCCTGTCGAAAAAGTACTCGTTCCTCAGCGGGTCAAAGTACTGCATCCTCTTTTTGGGGTCCCCCAGCAGAGTCTCTGGGAACTGGGAGAGGGTTTTGAGTTGCGTCTCAAAGCGCAGCCCTGAGATGTTGATGACCACCCTCTCACAACACTCATGGTCCGCATCCGGGTCGTAGTCCTGCGGGTGCCCCGGGCGTGCAGCCGCCTCGTCAGAGGGGTCGCCTGTGGCCACAGTCATTCTGCAGGGGGGGGAGGCCTGCACTTTTCAGTGAGTCTGGGTCCCGCAGCCTGAAGAACTGCAGGCAGGGgccaggagagggagggggctCAACACCGTACAGACCTGACGGCCACAGGATGTCACCTAGGGTCTGACTGCATCTAGGACAGACAGAGCAAAGACAGACAACAAGGTCAGTTACACCGGAGACATGATTCAGCACTCAGTTCTGCCGCCGCTCAGCCCATCTGGACTTTGCTTTAGCTGGAAGATCAAACAGTTAAAaatagatgaagatgaagccaCGCTCTTCATCAAAGTCAGATTATTGCGAGAAGATAGTCGATACCAGAAGGCGTCAGCTCTCGGAAACTTGAGGCAGACGATACCGCTCCTGACTCGGACAAATGAATATGCAAATAAGCAAATCTCCCTGCACCTAACTGGCCCCGGTGCAGGTAGATCTGGAGGCCAACTGGCACATCCAACACACAGACGCTCACAGACCAGGGCACTGATCTTCGGCTGTGGCTGATATCCAATGAAATGAATGTGAATACCTTCATGCAGTGAAGCCATGCATAGATATATGGCAATGCAGCAGGCACCAAAACCAAACAGACAGCATCCTGTCTAGAATGTCACCGACAACCCACTGCAGcttctccacagacacacaacacactttgaACACTTACTGCAGCGCcaggcaaacacacatatacctCCCGTTAACTGTCTCCGGCTTAGTCGGGGGGTTGGAGCATTTTGGTCTGGAAATGGTGCCTGTCTCTGAAATATTCAGAAACATCTATAAATAATTTATCCGTAGAAGGAAATAGGTTCCAGGAGAAAAAGCTGTATCTCTCGGTCTGCATCATCTCCCCCTCACAGAGTGGGAGCCCGGTGTTTTTTAACAAGAGAAAAAGCCTCATGATGAACCGTAAATCAAACACTATATAAGTCTGGCTTTATTGGATATCATCATGGAATAGAAAAGAAGTGTAAATCACCTCGATAGCCTAAATGCCACGAtaaggaaaaaagaagaagagacattTAATGGAAACTAGAGAGATGAGATGATGGGTGAACAGAAGCTGCTCCATCCGTTCCTCATACATACCTGCTGACATCTTCCTCATGTGCGGATGAGTTCCTGCCCCCGCTGGACTCGGGAAGGTGAAAAACCCGCTGCGACGACCAGGTCCTCTGACTTCATGCAGAGACGCGTTTTTTAAAAGAGAATTAAGGGATTTTCCAACATGGGAGAGTCGCGGATATTCACCTCATGTTGTCTGCAGCATCCTCGCCGTGCACGCCGGGTACTGTATCTGCGGGTGTGTCCTCGcgttcccccccaccccaccccgaCTCATCTTCCTCCGGGCAGgcaagcaggcaggcaggcaggcaggcagacgtGGGATGGCGattggcaacacacacacaaaaaaaaaatagggtAGGGAGGGTGGGAGGGAACCAGTCGAGGAGCTGCTGGTGCTTCCCTTCACAAGCAAAGGTGCTGGGATCAGCAGAAAGATGCGCCTCCGCTGGTCCACTGTGTCGAGGCTGCAGAGCGGTGAGCCGCAAAGGTAAAAGCAGATCCTGATGCTGAGGGGCTCAACGtctgcagaggagggggggggggggggggggggggaaacaccgCGAGGCGAGGGTTGGGGGGGATGGGGTGGGACGGGGCTCAGAAAAAACCCCCAAAGACAATCTTATTATAGCAAGAATTAATAAATAGACGATCCAACAATGAAGGGTGCGTGCGTCACCGCGCCTGTTTACCAACACACGACCAGAAAAACAACACCTAGAGGTGGGTCCAGAGTCTGAGCTGCAGATACACGCGCTCACatgcactcacatacacacacacacacacacacacacacacacacacacacacacacacacacacacacacacacacacacacacacacacacacacacacacacacacacacacacacacacacactgtcacacgcGCACAGACTGCATGGTGAGCATCTTCAGACACTGACTTGTAACGACATGGATGAAAGAATCGTTGCAGGGATGCGAGATCACACAATTGCATCGAGTCGGagccacacacatgcatacaaaacacacatggacaAAGCGGGTGTTTTTTATTGGaccttcagggggggggggggggggtctttattTCATTCTTCAGGTGACAATGGGAGGTTTTCTGCCTGAGAAGCTTCAGCAGTGGCCGCCGGGCTGCTGCTTGGTTAGAGTTTGAGTCAAACCTGCAGTCGGGCATCGCTGTGCATACCAAGAGCCCCGAGCAGCTGATGGAGAAGGGCGAAGAAACGCGCTCTCCATCCGCACTGTAGTCAACCACTCCTCACCTCATCTGCAGTGTGGCCAATTTAAAGGGGCACAGCCTCTCCTGCATTGTTCGGCAGCGATGCAAAGTTGCTGCTCAGGTAAAACAAGCCCACTCAGATAAACTGAGGCAAGTTCATCTTCtgtcttcatttaaaaataataataatcatgaacTTTTCTGCTCCTttataaacacatttacaaGATGCTCCATGCGAGTAATAATGAAGAATTGCAGAAAAACAACGGCAAACAATTAAAGGAAGAgttcgttttttttgtcatcttcATCCGATCTGCCTCCATCAGACCCGTCCTTGTGTGGGATAcgtgttacccccccccccccatggtgtCCCATCTCTTTTAGCTGGGCCTCAGAGTCTACCATGACCTTCCAGGTGGTGTCCATCTTAACTATGCTGCTCTGGTCCATTGTGAGGACTTGCCCAAGCTGTTGGATCTGTGATTTCATCTCGGGCACCACCACACTGGTAGTTTTTTAGAAGCAAGAAGATGGGGCCTATTTTCCTGAGGCATCTGTTTCGTGGAAGGTCACATTCTGCTAAGCACCAGCATTCCAAGCACTGCACAAACAATACAATTGCTGTGCCTTTAGTAGACTGGGGCTTTAATTTCTGGAAATTATTTCAGCGTGCTCATTCAACTGTAGCATGAAACCGTCTGCATGTTTAAGATAGGATGTTTAGATTTCTCATTCAGGTGACAAACCCTAATCGGACCTTCACTTTCTGCTGTGTAATTCTTGTACATTTGTACTTTTTGTGCCGAGCAGTTACACGTGTAACCTTTCCTGCTGGTAAGCGGCATTAATAATAGATAGCAGGCGGACAAAAATAGAGTGAAACCTTCATCATCGTGCCTCGATTCACAGAGTGGACGGGTGAAAGGTATGATCAATAGTAAATCCTCTGCCCATTATCACCACTGACGTTGGGAATGGCCAGACGTGACCTCCAGAGGAGCCAAAGGTTAGCGGGAATCCCTCGGCCGTTGAGAGGAAAGAGGCGAATGAGGAGTATCAGAGGGTGGAGGGGTGAGAGTTGGATGATTTGTGTGAGACTCGGTTTTGCCAAGGTTACTCCCGGCTGAGCCTTGACCATCACGGCTCCCACCGCCGTCCCTTCTGTCCGTCTGCCTGCCTGCTGCCACACATCCGGATACCTCTCACTATCTCCTAATGGCTTTTCCCAGGTTCATCATGACAGCACAGCTATTATTTATGAGCAAGGGGCCCCTCTACAAAGGCCGTTAATGCAGCCTGTAAAGCTCAGTTCACTCAGTATTAGCTCACTGGCTTTAATTAAGAGCGAAGGGACGTGCCACTGTAAACACTGTATAcgttttaatcattttttagGAAGTGAGGGTGGTGGAGAAAGTTGGCGGACGACAGTGTCAATGGTGGATTTGTGTCCAAGAGGTATTGATTTCAGGAGTCGTCTCCTTGTCTCCATCAGATGATGTCTTGGCGTGGATacaggaagcagagaaaaataactgactgactgatgggtCATTTCTCTGagtgcattttaaatgttttcctgctgctgttttaaatgtaGCTTGTTTTTTAGTATCTAATAAAGAAGAAGTTCTTTAGTTAATCGAAAAAAAGTAACTTGTCTGAATTCCATTTCCACTTGTTAACAATCTTCCTTGTTTTACAGCAGTAATAGTCCATACTATTTAATGATAATATtcaatgaaaatatattcaatacttaACATGGTTTCTCtacaaattataattatatatattttttaattaaactaaagAAGCTTCACATATCAAATGTTGGATACAATCTAAATACAAATTGCTGTGTAAAAATTTTGTtgtaaagatttaaaaatggCAAATGTATGAAGATAACTTATCTAGTTTTAATGGATAAAAGAGATAATGGTACCCAAGGATGTAAAATAATTTTACCTGAACCAAACTGGGGACGTTACAGTTAAATGTATGTGTCTTAACCACTTGCTAAAAAGCAAGCGTCACACTTTTTTAAGCATTTGACCACAAGAAGAGGTCGACAAGTAAATAAGACACAAACTCAGAGCTCACATTTGGTGCCAGCTCTCATTTGGAATACTTATGTTCTCTATAAAGTCTTCATTACAACTGGGTAAAGTTGAGCCCTGAGGTCTTAGACCCGAGAGGAGTCAGAAAATCCCCAATTCCTTAACTGGATTAACTGTAAATTCACATATTTGAAGGCCAACATCAAATATAGCTTGTGCTCAATTTACTTATTAGCCCTGACTCACAGAGGGACACTGTCAAAATGtccaacacaaaatacacatataGGAGTGTAACAAATTGCTAGTAAACAATACTTCATAATGTGAGATGCTATCAATATGTCTTTATATTTTCAAACCAGATGAAAACCCTGAGAGGTCAGAACCAGACCGGACTTTAAACCAATATGGCAGACTGTATATTTTAATGTACATTTTGTCCTTGATCAGCTTAAAAGTGCAAGAAAAACATTGTGTCTTATGGACCAAAAGTACTCACCACTAGCTGTGCCCAAAGCACCGATGGGACACGCATGTTTATTGAGTGTCACTGCTGGTTAGTCCCTGGAGTGCAGTGTTCTCTTCATGGATGTTTATTGTAGCACCTTGCTCCAACATACTGCAATGCAGCAGCCAAAGGTGTCctgaacatacaaacacacacatctacaaacacacacacacacgcacacacacacacacacacacacacacacacacacacacacttatatatacacacacacacacacacattcacacagaaacTGTCCAAATCCCAACATGATTCAACCTCAGGACCCAGCTTCGTTAATTACCAGCTCAATATGACTTAATAGTCAACATGATGCGGGAAGAGGGAGGAAATGAACTCTGATTATCATGTTCACGCTTGAATCGGCTGCTGAATTTAAAGAGATTTTCCATAAATCCCACAACCTTGCTGTTAGACACTTGTCTTTCCAATGCATCTTCACTGAGACTCAGTTTGTTTAACCCTGTGGGAGATGAGTCATTCCAGCCTCAGTGCTCAGGAGACGGAGGTGCCCTGAAGAAGAGGCCGAGATACACACAAGCACGGAAGCGGGCAGACAGTGGaggcaataaataaaaaaacatcggATTAGTTACACAAATATGAAGCCTGTGTCCTTCTCTGTGTTCCCTGGAGCTACCTGGACATCTGAGGCTGTGGCCACAAGTTCCCAGCTCACTGTTTGATAAGTTCTGCAAATAAAAAGGTCAGAGTTCCAACACGATTAAACTTTAAGACCCCGCTCTGCTTATTCAAGCTCAATATAACAGTGAACATGATGCAATGACATGGAAAAGATGAGTTCTGCATATCGTGTTCATttcaggacgtcctgctgcattACACACAATGATTCTCAAATTTTAGACATGATGGAGAAGAAATAGGAGACGAGGAAGAGACGGGACAGGGCGGAGAGAACATTGtgcaaagaggaaggagaagagaagggggagggaggagagaacattgtgcaaagagagagtgagagtgagagagagagagagagagaaaggagaaggagaagagaagggggagggaggagagagcttGTCAGATTGAGGCCCAGCAGGATGAGGGCAGATGCTGGAAAGGAGCCAGATAccaggagagacacaaggacacTGGTCCACTGCGGTATACTGCCGAGCTGCGGCTGGCTGTGACTGATGCCCTCACACAAGTCTGCACACGCTCCCACTGCCAGGCTTATTATCCCAACTGGTACAACACTTTACCTGGAGACATTTTCCATATGATTACAGTTTACTGCGTCAACACAAGGCGGCCGTTCCGGAAGGGAAAAGTGACAGCGTGCCACATTTGTCTGGCGTGAACATATGTCTACTTTACTGCACGGCTCTGTGTCATGTGcagcgacagcagcagcagcatgaaaaAACAAGTCTCGGCTGCTGTACTCAGATCAGTGAGCTTCCCTGATGCTGAGGAGAAGGACTGTGAGTGAGTcagggagtgagtgagtgagtctgTGTCACGGTTTGCAGGGATGTCCTTATACTGCGATGTGCAACGAGTCACATTGTGCACACCGTGTACAGGGAAGTGAAATCCAAGTCAAGGTAAGTGCCTGCTGCAGGAACACCGAGTAATATTAAACCAAGGTCATGGCAGGAATACCATCCGCTTTGGTACGAAGgtgaaagaataaaaataaaaccatctGTGGCAATGAGCTTCTTCCTCCTACACGCTGGGTGGTGGTTTACTGACATTGCATTCAGCAGTGACTCCACCCCTGAATATTTAAGTCTTTCTCCACCTTTTCTCGTCGGCATACACTTGAAATAATTTGGGATCGAAAGCACGAGTGATAAACACAGTCTGCTTCACAGTGTGTGAGAAGGACTgggctgctgtgtttgtttgttgaggcACATTAAGAGACATGTGGCATTTACAGTGACAGCTGCAGAGACAACCGTGATGATGCAACGCCCCGCTCCTTCTCTATTTGTCAGGAGACTGGAGGAACCAAGATGTTTGAGCCTCCTCGTGCAGCTGGtccattctgctgctgctgctgctggatgtggACGTGGACTCACAGGACACCTGAGGGACAAGAGACATCCTAACCTCTGATAATATCGCTCCTGTAATTCAAGGCTGAGATATAGAGACTCCTGGAAAGTGCCTGAGAGCATGAGAGGGAAATTGTCCGAGGTCAGCACTTCTTCTGTAGTCGGgcgaattcttttttttttttgctcagctTCATTGGGTTGCTACGGCGACCGCTTCTGGGGGCAGGAGTGGGAGGAGGCTGTGCGGTGACATCACGCCCACGGTGTCTCTGGTGCCGTGGAGATATTTCTGGGTGAAGTTACAGCATGATGACAAAGCACctttccgcccccccccccccccccccccccccgcccgcagTCAGCTGCATCAGTTAAAGATGAATTAAGTGTAAGATATGTGGATGATCATTTTTCCTGCCGACACGATTCCACACCTGGGACGTGTCCTCCTGCGTATGGCACAGCTGCCTATAGGAAGCCGGTGTTAGTAAGtctggccctgtgtgtgtgtgtggggggggggggggggggggggtatatagGGCTTCTTTCACAAGCTCCATGgggcttttctttctctcactgaAAGCCGCTGATC
It encodes:
- the LOC128455912 gene encoding potassium voltage-gated channel subfamily A member 2 — encoded protein: MTVATGDPSDEAAARPGHPQDYDPDADHECCERVVINISGLRFETQLKTLSQFPETLLGDPKKRMQYFDPLRNEYFFDRNRLSFDAILYYYQSGGRLRRPVNVTLDIFSEEIRFYELGDEAIEIFREDEGFVKEEERPLPENEFQRQVWLLFEYPESSGPARIIAIISVMVILISIVSFCLETLPVFRNDDGDMHKFQESIYSPETNTTVIKYINTYFTDPFFILETLCIIWFSFEFLVRFFACPSKAGFFGNIMNIIDIVAIIPYFITLGTELADTPEDGLAGQQAMSLAILRVIRLVRVFRIFKLSRHSKGLQILGQTLKASMRELGLLIFFLFIGVILFSSAVYFAEADEPQSQFESIPDAFWWAVVSMTTVGYGDMVPTTIGGKIVGSLCAIAGVLTIALPVPVIVSNFNYFYHRETEGEEQAQYLQTNVAKTDSAEELKKSRSGSTISKSDYMEIQEVVNNSNEDLQEENLKTANCTLANTNYVNITKMLTDV